One window of the Perca flavescens isolate YP-PL-M2 chromosome 5, PFLA_1.0, whole genome shotgun sequence genome contains the following:
- the LOC114555945 gene encoding probable G-protein coupled receptor 21 has translation MNSSSDANQSGSPPFCLLGAAGYSRSLDTCVLEVVVILFLTVLIIAGNLVVIFVFHCAPLLHHHTTSHFIQTMAYADLLVGVSCLVPSLSLLHYLRGLNEELTCKAFGYMVSVLKSVSMASLACISVDRYIAITRPLSYATLVTPCRLRACIVLIWVYSALIFLPSFFGWGKPGYHGDIFQWCADSWETSPGFSTFILVLLYAPATLTVCFTYGSIFRICRQHTREITQRHARFSSQTEGDKGERGERCEGCPDKRYAMVLFRITSVFYVLWMPYILYFLLESAGLYHHKVASFLTTWLAISNSFCNCLIYSLSNSVFRKGLGRLFSPLFPSCLGCMDAKKAPAPISP, from the coding sequence ATGAACTCTTCCTCCGATGCAAACCAAAGTGGCTCTCCCCCGTTCTGCCTGCTGGGAGCCGCGGGTTACTCCCGCAGCCTGGATACCTGCGTGCTGGAGGTGGTCGTCATTCTCTTCCTCACCGTGCTCATCATCGCGGGCAACCTGGTGGTGATCTTCGTCTTCCACTGCGCCCCGCTGCtgcaccaccacaccaccagcCACTTCATCCAGACCATGGCCTACGCCGACCTGCTGGTGGGCGTCAGCTGCCTGGTGCCCTCGCTGTCCCTCCTCCACTACCTCCGGGGCCTCAACGAGGAGCTCACCTGCAAGGCGTTCGGCTATATGGTTTCTGTGCTGAAGAGCGTCTCCATGGCCTCGCTGGCGTGCATCAGCGTGGACCGCTACATTGCCATCACCCGCCCTCTGTCGTACGCCACGCTGGTGACACCGTGCCGGCTGAGAGCGTGCATCGTCCTCATCTGGGTTTACTCCGCCCTGATCTTCCTGCCGTCCTTCTTCGGCTGGGGCAAGCCGGGTTACCACGGGGACATATTTCAGTGGTGCGCTGACTCTTGGGAGACCAGCCCTGGGTTCAGCACCTTCATCTTGGTGCTGCTCTACGCGCCGGCAACGCTCACCGTCTGCTTCACCTACGGGAGTATATTCCGAATCTGCCGGCAGCACACGCGGGAGATCACCCAGCGCCACGCTCGCTTCAGCTCGCAGACGGAGGGCGATAAAGGCGAGCGGGGGGAGCGCTGCGAGGGCTGCCCGGACAAACGCTACGCCATGGTGCTCTTCCGCATCACCAGTGTCTTCTACGTGCTGTGGATGCCGTACATCCTCTACTTCCTCCTGGAGAGCGCCGGGCTGTATCACCACAAGGTGGCGTCCTTCCTCACAACATGGCTGGCGATTAGCAACAGCTTCTGTAACTGTCTCATCTACAGCCTCTCCAACAGCGTCTTCCGGAAAGGTCTCGGCCGCCTCTTTAGCCCGTTGTTTCCCTCCTGCCTCGGCTGCATGGACGCCAAAAAGGCTCCAGCTCCCATCAGCCCGTGA